In Erigeron canadensis isolate Cc75 chromosome 7, C_canadensis_v1, whole genome shotgun sequence, one DNA window encodes the following:
- the LOC122608339 gene encoding uncharacterized protein LOC122608339, whose protein sequence is MGCHQWLYHLLSLRRLIISLQPLYRIIGRSLMAFADAMLSVYFRCCNLSKFIVHLDDNETKVYIWAAKHPKCNKPNLVLIHGFGSNSKWQFIFQVRQLTHDFNVYIPDLVFFGESYSTKLDRSVWFQAKCVREGLKKMKVKKCSVYAISYGGFVGYQMAAAADDDEEEIILMVEKLVIVSSGIVCKHDSKLEHVNKIGRNVVDLLVAKTPEDLRMLCRMSVSKYDFTKWFPDFFLWGFIDFERCKREKEELVHELLMEKPDIDLLVVKQETLLVWGEKDHVFPVEWAYQLHRHLGVKSKLHIIKGVGHALNLEAPYSLNRFISTFVLGSSQK, encoded by the exons ATGGGTTGTCATCAATGGCTTTACCATCTTCTTTCCTTGAGGCGGCTAATCATCTCATTACAACCTCTATACCGCATCATTGGCCGTTCTCTAATGGCCTTTGCCGATGCCATGTTATCGGTTTACTTTCGTTGTTGCAACCTGTCCAAATTTATTGTCCACCTCGATGACAACGAGACAAAAGTGTACATTTGGGCAGCCAAGCATCCCAAATGCAACAAGCCGAACCTTGTTCTCATCCACGGATTTGGCTCAAATTCCAAGTGGCAATTCATTTTTCAG GTACGTCAACTGACACATGATTTTAATGTATACATACCGGATCTAGTGTTCTTTGGTGAATCATACTCTACCAAATTGGATCGTAGTGTTTGGTTTCAAGCAAAGTGTGTGCGCGAAggattgaagaagatgaaagtgAAGAAATGTTCGGTGTATGCAATTAGTTATGGCGGATTTGTTGGATATCaaatggcggcggcggcggatgatgatgaggaggaaATAATACTAATGGTGGAGAAGTTGGTGATTGTGAGTAGCGGAATTGTGTGTAAACATGACAGCAAATTGGAACATGTAAACAAGATAGGGCGGAACGTGGTGGATTTGTTGGTCGCAAAAACGCCCGAGGATTTAAGGATGTTGTGCCGAATGTCGGTTAGTAAGTATGATTTTACTAAATGGTTTCCGGATTTCTTCCTTTGGGGTTTCATTGAT TTTGAACGTTGCAAAAGGGAAAAGGAAGAACTAGTGCACGAATTGCTCATGGAGAAGCCCGATATTGATCTTCTGGTTGTTAAACAG GAAACACTCTTAGTATGGGGTGAAAAAGACCACGTTTTCCCTGTTGAATGGGCTTATCAACTACATAG GCATCTGGGTGTAAAATCGAAGCTCCATATAATTAAGGGTGTTGGCCATGCTCTAAATCTTGAAGCTCCGTACTCATTGAATCGATTTATTTCAACATTCGTTTTAGGCTCAAGCCAAAAATAG